The following proteins are encoded in a genomic region of Coffea eugenioides isolate CCC68of chromosome 6, Ceug_1.0, whole genome shotgun sequence:
- the LOC113774246 gene encoding aspartyl protease UND-like — protein MIHYNSIDLPYFDTNTAEHRDLHISLSRLRYLKVTMQEYLKLTVQYDSDDSNDDSDNDTDFETGNFVNTSIPVFLVGFNFGSLEAAQLVALDTGSNLLWVQCKLNIGGNRTFYRNYWPAESSTYSVNVRYEDFYSSTPLTCIPTPTLCWYVLKYLGEVIVRGNPAFERFIFGSSFHNQPAHELNPLFGCTRKNSYTDKFNRVLGFGLSGISLASQLDSSEFSYCVGNLNDPFDEKNILIIGIKSGGGLLGSLITT, from the coding sequence ATGATTCATTATAACTCTATTGACCTCCCTTATTTTGACACAAATACTGCCGAACATAGGGACTTGCATATTTCCTTATCTCGCTTAAGATACTTGAAGGTGACAATGCAAGAATATTTGAAGCTGACAGTACAATATGATTCAGATGATTCAAATGATGATTCAGATAATGATACTGATTTCGAGACTGGAAATTTTGTTAACACATCAATACCTGTGTTTTTGGTGGGTTTCAACTTTGGTTCACTGGAGGCTGCTCAATTGGTTGCGTTGGATACTGGTAGTAATCTGCTTTGGGTTCAGTGCAAACTTAATATAGGCGGCAATAGGACATTCTATAGAAACTATTGGCCTGCGGAGTCTTCAACATATTCGGTTAATGTGAGGTACGAGGACTTTTATTCTTCTACTCCATTGACATGTATTCCAACACCCACTCTCTGCTGGTATGTATTGAAATATTTGGGTGAAGTCATTGTCCGTGGAAATCCTGCATTTGAACGATTTATTTTCGGTTCATCATTTCACAACCAACCAGCGCATGAGTTAAATCCGTTATTTGGTTGTACTAGAAAAAATAGCTACACAGACAAGTTCAATCGTGTCTTGGGGTTTGGTCTTTCAGGAATCTCATTAGCTTCACAACTGGATAGTAGTGAGTTCTCATATTGTGTTGGAAATTTAAACGATCcatttgatgaaaaaaataTACTGATTATAGGGATAAAATCCGGAGGAGGATTATTAGGGAGTTTGATTACTACGTAA
- the LOC113774247 gene encoding uncharacterized protein LOC113774247 produces MIHYNSIDHPYFDTNAAEHRDLHISLSRLRYLKVTMQEYLKLTVQYDSDDSNDDSDNDTDFETGNFVNTSIPVFLVGFNFGSREAAQLVALDTGCNLLWVQCKLDRGGNRTFYRNYWPAESSTYSVNVRCEDFYSSTPLTCIPAPTLCWYVLKYLGEVIVRGNPAFERFIFGSSFHNQPAHELNPLFGCTRKNSYTDKFNRVLGFGLSGISLASQLDSSEFSYCVGNLNDPFDEKNILIIGIKSGGGLLGSLITT; encoded by the coding sequence ATGATTCATTATAACTCTATTGACCACCCTTATTTTGACACAAATGCTGCCGAACATAGGGACTTGCATATTTCCTTATCTCGCTTAAGATACTTGAAGGTGACAATGCAAGAATATTTGAAGCTGACAGTACAATATGATTCAGATGATTCAAATGATGATTCAGATAATGATACTGATTTCGAGACTGGAAATTTTGTTAACACATCAATACCTGTGTTTTTGGTGGGTTTCAACTTTGGTTCACGAGAGGCTGCTCAATTGGTTGCGTTGGATACTGGTTGCAATCTGCTTTGGGTTCAGTGCAAACTTGATAGAGGCGGCAATAGGACATTCTATAGAAACTATTGGCCTGCGGAGTCTTCAACATATTCGGTTAATGTGAGGTGCGAGGACTTTTATTCTTCTACTCCATTGACATGTATTCCAGCACCCACTCTCTGCTGGTATGTATTGAAATATTTGGGTGAAGTCATTGTCCGTGGAAATCCTGCATTTGAACGATTTATTTTCGGTTCATCATTTCACAACCAACCAGCGCATGAGTTAAATCCGTTATTTGGTTGTACTAGAAAAAATAGCTACACAGACAAGTTCAATCGTGTCTTGGGGTTTGGTCTTTCAGGAATCTCATTAGCTTCACAACTGGATAGTAGTGAGTTCTCATATTGTGTTGGAAATTTAAACGATCcatttgatgaaaaaaataTACTGATTATAGGGATAAAATCCGGAGGAGGATTATTAGGGAGTTTGATTACTACGTAA